Below is a genomic region from Candidatus Schekmanbacteria bacterium.
TTCCTGCGCCTTCGCAATGCCCGCTTCCAATGCACCCTTTGTGGCCTCAATAAGTCTCATTGCTCTTTCGCTCACATCCCCAACAGGAAATGTTGCTGCTGCATCGCCATAAAAACCTTTATATTTTGCTCCAATATCTATACTGACAATATCACCTTCCTTCAATCTTTTATCTGAAGGAATGCCGTGAACTATCTCCTCATTTACAGAAACGCACAATGTCGCTGGATATCCTCTATATCCTTTAAAAGCTGGAATACAATCTTCATCTCTTATCATTTCCTCAGCAAATTTATCCAATTCTCTCGTTGTTATACCCGGGACAATCTTTTTTTCTAATTCCCTCAATATCTTTGCTACTATGCCGTTGACTTTCTCAAGTATTTTAAGTTCATCATCAGTTTTTAGGACAATCATCCTTTAGGTCCTATTAGACTGCATATATTATCAAAAACAGCATCTATATTTTGTGCACCGTCAATATCCGCAAGCAGAC
It encodes:
- the map gene encoding type I methionyl aminopeptidase, which gives rise to MIVLKTDDELKILEKVNGIVAKILRELEKKIVPGITTRELDKFAEEMIRDEDCIPAFKGYRGYPATLCVSVNEEIVHGIPSDKRLKEGDIVSIDIGAKYKGFYGDAAATFPVGDVSERAMRLIEATKGALEAGIAKAQEGNRLGDVSSAIQNYAESRGFSVVRYFVGHGIGRELHEEPQIPNFGEAGKGVRLKNGMVLAIEPMVNEGSYDVKILNDGWTAVTKDGKLSAHFEHTIAISNGRAKILTK